A window from Solanum stenotomum isolate F172 chromosome 7, ASM1918654v1, whole genome shotgun sequence encodes these proteins:
- the LOC125870310 gene encoding rho-N domain-containing protein 1, chloroplastic — protein sequence MFSQIPKMSSAIDFTLKNLPGFSSPEGRCLPCSGLSGRTVTSHGEYQQFSKVKILNLKSPYKSTSYMCNASSFSNHKRNPDFSRQNKHGFSRGRNRQNEDRDGYDNIEESEMLSSRNGPLLTTSNTSKFQATATPGPREKEIVELFRKVQAQLREKAAIKEEKKSEELQGKGKESETVDSLLKLLRKHSVQKGKKTSSSRSSNFVLDQPDKSNVFSEKRASNLTELNSNVNHVAQESGTPFVNRPKSNFQRRSPVPRIKFQPIYHEGGTDYPAASSAPDKMEEDIHLDAELGQIPRSKVDSDTLPIFSDKHVFDEMADDDTAKMYESVDASDDEEHNQVGHDELAEMKLTELRAIAKSRGLRGYSKLKKLELIELLSADQV from the exons ATGTTCTCTCAAATTCCAAAAATGTCAAGCGCCATTGatttcactctcaagaaccttccag GGTTTAGTTCCCCAGAAGGCAGATGTCTTCCCTGCTCAGGACTGTCAGGGAGGACAGTCACTTCTCATGGTGAATATCAGCAATTTTCCAAGGTCAagattttaaacttgaaatctCCTTACAAAAGCACATCTTATATGTGTAATGCTAGTAGCTTCAGCAATCATAAAAGAAATCCAGATTTTTCGAGGCAAAACAAGCATGGGTTCTCCAGGGGGCGGAACAGGCAAAATGAAGACAGAGATGGTTATGACAATATAGAAGAATCTGAAATGCTATCTTCAAGAAATGGGCCACTGCTTACTACATCAAACACTTCGAAGTTCCAAGCTACAGCCACTCCAGGTCCAAGGGAAAAGGAGATTGTTGAACTATTTAGAAAGGTCCAGGCTCAGCTTCGGGAAAAAGCTGCAATCAAGGAGGAGAAAAAGTCTGAAGAGTTGCAAGGAAAGGGTAAAGAGAGTGAAACTGTTGATTCCCTTCTCAAGCTTTTAAGGAAACACTCAGTTCAGAAAGGGAAGAAAACCAGTAGCAGTAGAAGTAGCAACTTTGTCCTTGACCAGCCAGATAAGAGCAATGTATTCTCTGAAAAGAGAGCTAGCAATCTCACTGAACTAAATAGCAATGTGAACCATGTGGCACAAGAAAGTGGCACCCCATTTGTTAACCGACCTAAGTCAAACTTCCAGCGTAGATCTCCAGTTCCGCGAATCAAATTTCAGCCTATTTATCATGAGGGAGGTACTGATTACCCTGCTGCCTCTTCTGCTCCAGATAAGATGGAAGAAGACATACATCTGGATGCTGAACTTGGGCAAATTCCCAGAAGTAAGGTTGATTCTGACACTCTGCCTATTTTCTCAGATAAGCATGTGTTTGATGAAATGGCTGATGATGATACTGCCAAAATGTATGAAAGTGTTGATGCTAGTGATGATGAAGAACACAATCAAGTTGGACATGATGAATTAGCTGAAATGAAGCTAACAGAACTGCGAGCAATTGCAAAGTCCCGTGGTTTGAGGGGATACTCAAAACTGAAAAAGCTAGAGCTCATTGAGTTGCTTAGTGCTGATCAAGTCTGA